From a single Acidobacteriota bacterium genomic region:
- a CDS encoding cupredoxin domain-containing protein, which produces MRRKFYLPIFIALLCFITPALSRDAVPAEKVFSGSSECRKCHDLQYWAWYASMHARSVNSKNILFTKIFDIAMEESRGTMRDKCLSCHAPIAVALNDLNLKRDISEEGITCDYCHTLKGEKREGEYFNIVSSPGDTKYGPFTDSSTEAHKSEFSEIYAKSDFCFKCHSSMKNPSGLEICSTDVEWSGSWYAQKKMTCQECHMPAVPGKAAPTGPDRENIHLHNFFGGHDTGILTKAARVDIRTEDSESGRKLIVAVTNTGTGHDLPTASPLRMIFLKLYAYDPDGKELWTNWKDDPVAEDQQAVFARILTDETGEPTFSWKATKVALDSRLKAREQKELTYMLPSELNIAKITANLQYKLAPDSLLRRLKIDESDLKTLHTIARAELSINGGEVAGPKIVVKQPEKQEQQVMRTIKVYSEKFKFTPDEIKIKQGERVKLIIYTLDDTHGFRCKKLGINVKVFRDKPAEIEIEGKEKGEYPFDCSHPCGDRCFKMKGVIIVE; this is translated from the coding sequence ATGAGGAGAAAATTCTATCTTCCCATATTTATCGCTCTTTTATGTTTCATCACCCCAGCGCTCTCAAGAGATGCCGTGCCGGCAGAGAAAGTCTTTTCCGGGTCCTCGGAATGCCGGAAATGCCATGACCTTCAGTACTGGGCATGGTATGCATCCATGCATGCCAGGAGCGTCAACAGCAAGAACATCCTCTTCACGAAGATCTTCGACATCGCCATGGAAGAATCCAGAGGGACCATGAGGGATAAATGCCTCTCCTGTCATGCGCCGATCGCCGTTGCCCTCAACGACCTGAATCTGAAAAGAGATATCTCAGAGGAAGGAATCACCTGCGATTACTGCCATACGCTGAAGGGAGAAAAGCGGGAGGGAGAGTATTTCAACATCGTCTCCTCGCCGGGTGATACAAAATACGGGCCTTTTACCGACTCCTCAACGGAAGCACATAAGAGCGAATTTTCAGAGATTTACGCAAAATCGGATTTCTGTTTCAAATGTCACTCCTCCATGAAGAATCCTTCAGGCCTGGAGATCTGTTCGACCGACGTGGAATGGTCGGGAAGCTGGTATGCTCAGAAGAAGATGACCTGTCAGGAGTGTCACATGCCTGCCGTTCCGGGAAAAGCGGCGCCGACCGGACCCGATCGGGAGAATATCCACCTTCATAATTTCTTTGGCGGTCATGACACCGGTATCCTGACCAAGGCGGCTCGCGTGGACATTAGAACGGAAGATTCGGAATCGGGAAGGAAACTGATCGTCGCCGTGACAAACACAGGCACCGGACATGATCTTCCCACGGCCTCTCCACTCAGAATGATCTTCCTGAAGCTTTATGCTTACGATCCTGACGGCAAAGAGCTCTGGACAAACTGGAAGGACGATCCTGTGGCCGAGGATCAGCAAGCTGTTTTCGCAAGGATACTCACCGACGAAACTGGGGAGCCCACATTTAGCTGGAAGGCGACAAAAGTTGCCCTCGATTCACGATTGAAAGCCAGGGAGCAGAAAGAGTTGACATACATGCTGCCGTCGGAGCTCAACATCGCAAAAATCACGGCAAACCTGCAATACAAACTGGCACCCGATTCACTCCTTAGAAGGTTGAAGATCGATGAAAGCGATCTCAAAACTCTGCACACCATCGCCCGAGCTGAACTCTCCATCAACGGGGGAGAGGTGGCCGGGCCCAAGATCGTAGTGAAGCAACCGGAAAAGCAGGAACAGCAGGTGATGAGGACGATCAAAGTCTATTCGGAAAAGTTCAAATTCACTCCGGACGAGATCAAGATCAAGCAGGGAGAAAGAGTCAAGTTGATCATTTACACTCTCGATGATACGCATGGATTCCGGTGCAAGAAATTGGGGATCAACGTTAAGGTATTCAGGGATAAACCTGCAGAGATCGAAATCGAGGGGAAGGAAAAAGGGGAATATCCCTTTGACTGTTCTCATCCATGCGGGGATCGCTGTTTCAAGATGAAAGGGGTCATCATCGTCGAGTAA
- a CDS encoding methyltransferase domain-containing protein gives MARYTEEFYEEIYPSGELRRFSVNWWSVRFYALLVQRSLKKIGIEGRQPRVFDAGCGLPFILARLEKGCETWGMDISEYAIERGRLIAPRSKLFKGDIEEGIPESISRNYFDLVISKYIFEHLKEPEEAIRRCCDLLAHGGRIIISVPNMESPMRYLKKEDWFAVKDKTHVSLLAPAEWLAIVRRSGMKVERSFSDGFWDVPYVKFLPCWLQYPIFSLPCAVEVLLAYPILPPKWGENIIIIASKVH, from the coding sequence ATGGCAAGATATACAGAGGAGTTCTATGAGGAGATCTACCCTTCGGGAGAGCTGAGGCGGTTCAGTGTCAACTGGTGGTCTGTGCGGTTTTACGCTCTCCTCGTGCAGAGGAGTCTGAAAAAGATTGGCATAGAGGGGAGACAACCAAGGGTATTCGATGCAGGGTGCGGATTACCCTTCATTCTCGCACGACTCGAGAAGGGCTGTGAGACGTGGGGCATGGACATTTCGGAATATGCCATTGAAAGGGGAAGACTGATCGCGCCTCGCTCGAAGCTCTTCAAGGGGGATATCGAAGAGGGAATCCCGGAAAGCATCTCGAGGAACTACTTCGATCTTGTCATCTCCAAGTACATCTTCGAGCACTTGAAGGAGCCTGAGGAGGCGATACGTCGCTGCTGCGATCTGCTTGCTCATGGAGGAAGGATCATCATCTCTGTTCCCAACATGGAATCTCCCATGAGGTATCTCAAGAAGGAAGACTGGTTTGCCGTTAAGGACAAAACGCATGTTTCCCTTCTTGCCCCCGCGGAGTGGCTGGCTATTGTTAGACGGAGCGGGATGAAGGTGGAAAGATCTTTCTCGGATGGGTTCTGGGATGTCCCGTATGTTAAGTTCCTCCCGTGCTGGCTCCAGTATCCCATCTTCTCGCTGCCATGCGCCGTCGAGGTCCTTCTGGCATATCCGATCCTGCCACCGAAATGGGGAGAGAACATTATAATTATTGCATCAAAGGTGCATTAA
- a CDS encoding CoA-binding protein produces MKTKPASLSENERKEILSSYRRVAVVGLSADESRDSNRVAKFLQDNGFDIIPVNPSYREILGKKCYPRLVDVDGNVEIVDIFRKSEAVGEIVEEAIRIGAKVVWMQEGVINEDAARRAREAGLKVVMDRCIKKEYAELFPSGL; encoded by the coding sequence ATGAAAACGAAACCTGCCAGCCTCTCTGAAAATGAGAGAAAGGAGATCCTCTCCAGTTACAGAAGAGTGGCCGTCGTTGGTTTGTCGGCGGATGAATCGAGGGATAGCAACCGTGTTGCAAAGTTCCTCCAGGACAACGGGTTCGATATCATCCCGGTGAACCCCAGCTATCGCGAGATCCTTGGGAAGAAGTGCTATCCGCGACTCGTTGATGTTGATGGCAACGTGGAGATTGTGGATATCTTCAGGAAGAGCGAGGCCGTTGGCGAGATCGTAGAGGAGGCGATACGGATCGGGGCAAAGGTAGTATGGATGCAGGAAGGAGTCATCAATGAGGATGCGGCAAGGAGGGCCAGGGAGGCGGGATTGAAAGTCGTCATGGATCGTTGTATCAAGAAAGAATATGCCGAATTGTTTCCATCCGGGTTATAG
- a CDS encoding tetratricopeptide repeat protein: MNKKLLSFLWIIPALAAFGVYYNALSNGFIWDDPIVLKNQLSAFRSIKDVFFPPSGIPQFGIHYYRPLIILSFLIDKKLWGSSIDAAFGFHLSVIIFHVIITVLVFFLVRRILKGSKYGSLAALVASLLFAVHPIHTESVSWMAGRSDVLTALFFFISLWFYMKHLETNDRLWLSKHTGSVSSLHRKGQNAKMLGDGRSMAFLLLSVLAFLISAFAKETALSLILLLPVIDLAFSSRLVHLIDAISQGEDRKRKGEKSKKKKQRYAGDMVRKISWWSQFQFKSYIAFVGAAVVYFLMRNSALKEPTRRPFQSDVLLELPRNFINSYGFYLEKLFFPVNLKAYIPEVPSGIVFTLLSIVVLVALIVLALWALSKNRKTIFFAIAFFLLTLLPSIMVAVIKVSETPLAERYLYIPSFAFSLMAGILALYVPLKLKGSTMLRKAMSVIIVMVLVAVTAVYSVQTVCRNPVWKDDVLFWEDIVRKLPDEGLPHLNLGLAYNETDREKEAEQEYIKAIKANYDEEGRSTAYNNLGNIYMGREEFDRAEECFKTAITIRQNYATPYYSTALNYWKKFNSARRKGEQPDIKLPQMAIEYLNQALKLNPQYLKAHGLLGSIYFAYGKHDLARKHLETVLQYEQEGGTAEAARKILEKIPR; this comes from the coding sequence ATGAATAAGAAATTGCTGAGCTTCCTGTGGATCATCCCGGCGCTGGCTGCGTTTGGAGTTTATTATAACGCTCTCTCCAATGGCTTCATCTGGGATGATCCTATTGTTCTGAAGAACCAGTTGAGCGCCTTCCGCTCCATCAAAGACGTCTTCTTCCCGCCGTCAGGTATCCCGCAGTTCGGCATCCATTATTACAGGCCGCTCATTATCCTTTCCTTTCTCATCGATAAGAAGCTGTGGGGAAGTTCCATTGATGCTGCCTTCGGATTTCATCTCTCCGTCATCATCTTCCATGTCATCATCACTGTTCTTGTCTTCTTCCTCGTGAGGCGGATCCTCAAAGGAAGTAAGTACGGCTCCCTGGCGGCGCTAGTGGCATCCCTTCTCTTTGCCGTTCATCCCATCCATACGGAATCAGTCTCCTGGATGGCGGGTCGCTCGGATGTTCTGACAGCATTATTCTTCTTCATCTCGCTCTGGTTCTACATGAAGCATCTCGAAACAAACGATCGGCTCTGGCTCTCGAAGCATACCGGTTCTGTTTCGTCTCTCCATAGAAAGGGGCAGAATGCCAAAATGCTTGGTGATGGGAGAAGCATGGCTTTTCTTCTCCTTTCAGTGCTAGCATTTCTTATTTCGGCGTTCGCCAAGGAGACAGCACTTTCACTCATCCTGCTCCTTCCCGTCATCGACCTGGCATTCTCTTCAAGATTGGTTCACCTGATCGATGCAATCAGCCAGGGGGAGGACAGAAAGAGGAAAGGAGAAAAAAGCAAGAAGAAAAAGCAAAGGTATGCCGGTGACATGGTAAGAAAGATCTCCTGGTGGAGTCAGTTCCAGTTCAAGAGCTACATCGCATTCGTCGGGGCTGCCGTCGTTTATTTCCTGATGAGAAATTCTGCGTTGAAGGAGCCTACCAGGAGGCCGTTTCAGTCGGACGTCCTCCTTGAACTGCCCAGGAATTTTATCAACTCTTATGGTTTCTATCTTGAGAAGCTTTTCTTTCCGGTAAATCTGAAGGCCTACATACCGGAAGTGCCGTCAGGTATCGTGTTCACGCTTCTCAGCATTGTCGTCCTGGTGGCGCTGATTGTTCTGGCTCTATGGGCTCTGTCAAAGAATAGAAAGACCATCTTCTTTGCGATTGCGTTCTTCCTGCTCACGCTCCTTCCATCCATCATGGTGGCCGTCATAAAGGTCTCCGAAACTCCTCTTGCAGAGCGGTATCTATACATACCTTCTTTTGCATTTTCCCTCATGGCAGGCATTCTCGCCCTTTACGTTCCTCTGAAGTTGAAAGGATCGACCATGCTCAGAAAAGCCATGTCGGTCATCATCGTCATGGTCCTGGTGGCCGTTACTGCCGTTTATTCGGTTCAGACTGTCTGCAGAAATCCCGTCTGGAAGGATGATGTCCTGTTCTGGGAGGACATCGTCCGCAAGCTGCCCGATGAAGGGCTTCCACATCTGAATCTCGGTCTTGCGTACAACGAAACGGACAGAGAGAAGGAAGCAGAGCAAGAATACATCAAAGCCATCAAGGCCAATTACGATGAGGAGGGAAGGTCGACCGCCTACAATAATCTCGGAAACATTTACATGGGCAGGGAAGAGTTTGACAGGGCGGAGGAGTGCTTCAAGACTGCCATCACCATAAGACAGAACTATGCCACTCCCTATTACAGCACTGCGCTGAACTACTGGAAGAAATTCAACAGTGCCAGGAGGAAGGGTGAGCAACCTGATATAAAGCTTCCGCAAATGGCCATCGAGTATCTCAATCAAGCCCTCAAGCTAAATCCTCAGTACCTCAAGGCGCATGGTCTGCTCGGAAGTATCTATTTTGCATATGGAAAGCACGATCTGGCGAGGAAACATCTCGAGACTGTCCTCCAGTATGAACAGGAAGGGGGCACGGCCGAAGCCGCCCGCAAAATCCTTGAAAAGATTCCCAGATGA